The following are from one region of the Stigmatella ashevillena genome:
- a CDS encoding VIT and vWA domain-containing protein, with amino-acid sequence MHTALRLLLMSALLMPVLASAQGLLLPTPPNARPLAIKSQRVKVDIQDGTAVTRVEQTFLNEGPTQLEAHYIFPLPKGAALSEFYLWINGQKTKGELLERDKATNIYEGIVRRLADPGLLEYVDSDVFRVRVFPVPARGEQKVELAFSQVLNYSAGLYHYHYPLGATAKGQPADWRQVGGSAKNDFTFSAKVSSKVPLKSIYSPTHPMDVSRRGEAEAVVGLEQVNGADLSKDLDLYFSVSDKAVGLSLLTYKQADEPGYFIALIAPKTEVSASEISAKRVTFVIDTSGSMQGSRMQIAKDALKYCVTRLNPQDTFNVVRFSTDVEALFPALKAANPENIQKAVSFVEQLEAIGGTAIDEALVRGLQDNDGKSPAPHLLLFITDGQPTIGETDESAIAQHAKDGRKAKTRLFTFGVGEDLNARLLDRLSVDGAGTSDFVRDGKEFETKISSFYDKVSNPVLSDLSLDLSSIDAYDLYPRKLPDLFKGTQLVVMGRYRKSGDAKAVLTGYVNGEKRTFDYGTTAPKEATRDGFIPRLWAIRKVGFLLEEIRLRGERPELRDEVISLAKKFGIVTPYTSYLVVEDTPPMVARPSPVMRPEADGSDSLGSAFAPPPPPRGGGSVPAPAAAPAESLARAEGKGAVAVSREMKKMKEEERGPSASEPVRVAAGRTFLYRDGGWIDSEVLANPGKPLQIKFLSKGYFALLQARPELKAAFALGDRVVVVISKGKSVKVGPEGEEDEGKVRAFLK; translated from the coding sequence GTGCATACCGCCCTCCGATTGCTGCTGATGAGCGCCCTGCTGATGCCGGTGTTGGCCTCGGCCCAGGGCTTGCTGCTGCCCACACCTCCGAACGCCCGGCCGCTGGCCATCAAGAGCCAGCGGGTCAAGGTGGACATCCAGGACGGTACGGCCGTCACCCGGGTGGAGCAGACGTTCCTGAATGAGGGCCCCACCCAGCTCGAAGCCCACTACATCTTCCCGCTGCCCAAGGGCGCCGCGCTCTCCGAGTTCTACCTGTGGATCAACGGCCAGAAGACGAAGGGCGAGTTGCTCGAGCGCGACAAGGCCACCAACATCTATGAGGGCATCGTCCGGCGCCTGGCGGACCCCGGGCTGCTGGAGTACGTGGACTCGGACGTGTTCCGGGTTCGCGTCTTCCCGGTCCCCGCGCGGGGCGAGCAGAAGGTCGAGCTGGCCTTCAGCCAGGTGCTGAACTACTCCGCCGGCCTGTACCACTACCATTACCCGCTGGGGGCGACGGCCAAAGGGCAGCCTGCGGACTGGCGGCAGGTGGGAGGCTCGGCGAAGAACGACTTCACCTTCAGCGCCAAGGTGTCCTCGAAGGTGCCGCTGAAGAGCATCTACTCCCCCACGCACCCGATGGATGTGTCCCGCAGGGGCGAGGCGGAAGCGGTGGTGGGGCTGGAGCAGGTGAACGGCGCGGACCTCTCCAAGGACCTGGACCTCTACTTCTCCGTCTCGGACAAGGCGGTGGGGCTGTCGCTGCTCACGTACAAGCAGGCGGACGAGCCCGGCTACTTCATCGCGCTCATCGCCCCGAAGACGGAGGTGAGCGCCAGCGAGATCTCCGCCAAGCGCGTCACCTTCGTCATCGACACCTCGGGCTCGATGCAGGGCAGCCGGATGCAGATCGCCAAGGACGCGCTCAAGTACTGCGTCACCCGGCTCAACCCGCAGGACACCTTCAACGTGGTGCGGTTCTCCACGGACGTGGAGGCGCTGTTCCCGGCGCTGAAGGCCGCCAACCCGGAGAACATCCAGAAGGCGGTCTCTTTCGTGGAGCAGTTGGAGGCCATCGGGGGCACGGCCATCGACGAGGCGCTGGTGCGTGGGCTCCAGGACAATGATGGCAAGTCTCCGGCGCCCCACCTGCTCCTGTTCATCACGGATGGCCAGCCCACCATCGGCGAGACGGATGAGAGCGCGATCGCCCAGCACGCGAAGGACGGGCGCAAGGCGAAGACGCGCCTGTTCACCTTCGGCGTGGGCGAGGACCTCAATGCGCGGCTGCTGGACCGGCTCTCCGTCGATGGCGCGGGCACTTCAGACTTCGTCCGGGACGGCAAGGAGTTCGAGACGAAGATCTCGAGCTTCTACGACAAGGTGAGCAACCCGGTGCTCTCGGACCTGTCGCTCGACCTGTCGTCCATCGACGCGTACGACCTGTATCCGCGCAAGCTGCCGGACCTCTTCAAGGGGACGCAGTTGGTGGTGATGGGCCGCTACCGCAAGTCCGGAGACGCGAAGGCGGTGTTGACGGGCTATGTGAACGGCGAGAAGCGCACCTTCGACTACGGCACCACCGCGCCCAAGGAAGCCACGCGAGACGGGTTCATCCCCCGGCTGTGGGCCATCCGCAAGGTGGGCTTCCTGCTGGAGGAGATCCGCCTGCGCGGCGAGCGCCCCGAGCTGCGCGACGAGGTGATTTCGCTGGCCAAGAAGTTCGGCATCGTCACGCCGTATACGAGCTACCTGGTGGTCGAGGACACGCCGCCGATGGTGGCCCGGCCGTCGCCCGTCATGCGCCCCGAGGCCGATGGCTCGGATTCCCTGGGCTCTGCCTTCGCGCCTCCGCCGCCGCCGAGGGGCGGAGGCAGCGTTCCGGCTCCCGCCGCCGCGCCGGCCGAGTCGCTGGCGAGGGCGGAGGGGAAGGGCGCCGTGGCCGTCTCGCGTGAGATGAAGAAGATGAAGGAAGAGGAGCGAGGGCCCTCGGCGAGCGAGCCGGTGCGGGTGGCCGCGGGCAGGACATTCCTCTACCGGGATGGAGGCTGGATCGACTCCGAGGTGCTGGCCAACCCGGGCAAGCCGCTTCAGATCAAATTCCTCTCGAAGGGCTACTTCGCGCTGCTCCAGGCCCGCCCGGAGTTGAAGGCCGCGTTTGCCTTGGGAGACCGGGTGGTGGTGGTGATTTCCAAGGGCAAGAGCGTGAAGGTGGGCCCCGAGGGAGAGGAAGACGAAGGCAAGGTTCGCGCCTTCCTCAAGTAG
- a CDS encoding arsenate reductase ArsC: MKTVIFAGENSAGWSQIAASFFNVMADPEKARAISAGTSPASLYHPRVVEVMNDITIDVAKEKTEVLAPELAKGAEWIITLAGSKVGVNIQGPKREEWPPLDSPESKKGFAEVEPIRDVIAALVSGFVEREGWSRPS; this comes from the coding sequence ATGAAAACAGTTATCTTCGCCGGTGAAAACAGCGCTGGGTGGTCTCAAATCGCAGCGAGTTTCTTCAATGTGATGGCAGATCCGGAAAAGGCGCGGGCGATCTCGGCTGGGACGAGTCCTGCGTCGCTCTATCACCCAAGAGTCGTGGAAGTGATGAACGACATCACCATCGACGTGGCGAAGGAGAAGACGGAGGTCCTCGCGCCCGAACTTGCCAAGGGGGCAGAGTGGATCATCACCCTCGCGGGCTCGAAGGTGGGTGTGAACATTCAGGGTCCAAAGCGGGAGGAATGGCCGCCGCTCGACTCTCCCGAGAGCAAGAAGGGCTTTGCGGAAGTGGAGCCTATCCGCGACGTGATTGCGGCACTCGTCTCGGGCTTCGTGGAGCGTGAGGGTTGGTCCCGCCCCAGTTAG
- a CDS encoding RCC1 domain-containing protein: MRWDAMRNIWALAVALAIISCREEYGGPSSGGAAQSLDTQALVSEAPHPPGKAASTGKVLILGSSVTGGQASREAQAAARLGYPATVVTPEQWRAMTLEQFQAYRGILIGDGACERGLSAVQAAIDTRHVWGGAIDGNVVITGSDAANNGTPQIIENAVSYIVEQVDKTGMYISLGCAYQNAPPETPVPLLEPFGPFTVAGTGCFPDGGHIFLMQSAYYLTEGLFLNDEALAGDKGCVTRAVFSSYPQNTFAPVALALDGTGTLPEASPYLEYFEMHEGSPKVYTGTPYMVTRGSMAYSLGCGMGSAGWVCDQYVWGNGRPAEPGTPPEETCSFSCQNNWCGDGHVDAAQGEECDEGSLNGRAADASAPPGTCSSFCKRMPGATGVPPTALCRNLKLSVAQTCGVEGWVDNGSSDPDGDLVGCQQVPAGPYGPGTTDVTLTCTDSKGNTGSCSAAIMVLDQNKPVLTLVGGHENVECAQGSYSDQGATAADVCEGDLTGQIAVRGTVHLDVVGQYALTYDVKDASGNAANPVSRIVTVSDSIEPTVTVMGALAQQIECGSGPFNDPGATAHDACEGVVPALPSTTVDPGVPGVVTIAYSATDSSGNRATSPVARTVAVNDNEPPLLVLRGSATTALECGTPYADPGATANDMCFGNLTSSITKTGAINDKQVGAQVLTYEVSDSAGHRASPVTRRVTVDDTVAPVITLVGEANPVIACGAAYIDPGARATDACDGELTSHIVATRAQVPGQSRRFTITYSVKDLRGNVAPSVTRTVTLVGDSHLCPPEWIWRRGTLSAEQVSAAAASFGTVYLAGHSLGQMGEEPSAGGQDVFVARLSEEGAQKWLKRLGSASSDTAAGVAVDDRNSQDVSLYVTGYTGGALEGNANAGGQDVFLARYNAAGTRLWVRQWGTPAGDFAQAVATAPDGSIYVAGYTSAGLDGNAPSGGQDLFLVKYDAAGNRLWTRQRGSPKNDQAKGVAVAADGSVYVTGYTFGGLDGAANPSATTSDLFLVKYDAAGRWQWTRQRGTAGTEVAQAVATSRRVNGEVEVYVAGRTSGASGMGLDGNPLLGNYDIVLLKYDAAGQWKWTRQTGTPAEDSASAVTSDGGGNVYVTGSVPADLVTGAALDGNDLILLKYSAEGALLSRRQLGSAPGASSSDWGQAVAVDRGRAVYVAGYMEGELAGTVATGGKDAVVMKYLDGCETNTPGACFVGYGWGRPGWLLPAAGSYHSFALRGDGTVKAWGANSTGQLGDGTTVQRLSPGLVAGLSNVAALTGGDSHSLALSAEGTLYAWGLNSAGQLGDGTTTQRTAPVPVPGLSHVVASAGGRNHSLALLDDGTVRAWGQNTTGQLGDGTTTQRLSPVPVLALSNVKAVAAGRGHSLALMADGTVRAWGQNTYGQLGDGATTQRTTPVVVTGITQAVAIAAGEYFSLALMADGTVRAWGQNTYGQLGDGTTTQRLSPVEISSLADVMGLTAGYSHGLALLKDGTVRAWGLNTSGQLGNGTLDNSLVPVAVSGLTGATAIAGGLSHSLAVLADGTLRTWGYNYYGQLGNGISALWASPVETALPSGVAELSAGAWHSLALRGNGTVLAWGQNVRGQLGDGTVSPDRVAPVAVVGLSGVTEAVAGGDHSLALRQDGTVWAWGLNTSGQLGDGTPEAQRLVPVRVEGLSTVAAIAAGENHSLALMADGTVQAWGQNTYGQLGHGTTTDSRIPSAVLNLSGVIAVAAGQSHSLALLADGTVRAWGNNTAGQLGDGSRTHRNIPVAVSALSGVIAMEAGDTHSLALMADGTVRAWGQNTYGQLGDGTTTQRLTPVAVAGLSRVVSLGTGQYHSLALREDGVLWAWGRSNAGQLGDGTLTNRLSPVQVPGIANAVTFAGGAQHSLALQANGTVMGWGYNLFGQLGNTERGYEPHPVLIP; this comes from the coding sequence ATGCGGTGGGATGCAATGCGTAACATCTGGGCACTGGCCGTTGCGCTGGCAATCATTTCCTGTAGGGAAGAGTATGGCGGACCTTCCTCCGGAGGGGCGGCCCAATCCCTGGACACACAGGCCCTGGTGTCAGAGGCGCCTCACCCCCCTGGCAAGGCCGCGTCCACCGGAAAGGTGTTGATTCTCGGCTCAAGCGTGACCGGCGGCCAGGCCAGCCGCGAGGCTCAAGCTGCGGCTCGCCTGGGTTATCCGGCGACGGTGGTTACCCCCGAGCAATGGCGCGCGATGACACTGGAGCAATTCCAGGCGTACCGAGGCATCCTGATCGGCGATGGCGCATGCGAGAGGGGCCTGAGCGCGGTTCAAGCCGCGATCGATACCCGCCATGTGTGGGGCGGCGCCATCGATGGCAATGTTGTCATCACCGGCTCGGACGCAGCGAACAATGGGACACCGCAGATCATCGAGAACGCGGTCTCATACATCGTCGAGCAGGTGGACAAGACCGGCATGTACATCTCGTTGGGCTGTGCCTACCAGAACGCGCCCCCAGAAACGCCCGTGCCCTTGCTGGAGCCTTTTGGTCCGTTCACGGTGGCTGGCACCGGCTGCTTCCCTGACGGGGGCCATATCTTCCTGATGCAGTCGGCGTACTACCTGACAGAGGGCCTTTTCCTGAATGATGAGGCCTTGGCGGGTGACAAGGGGTGTGTGACCCGGGCGGTGTTCAGCAGCTACCCGCAGAACACCTTCGCACCCGTGGCCCTGGCGCTGGATGGGACAGGGACGCTGCCCGAGGCAAGCCCGTACCTTGAGTATTTTGAGATGCATGAGGGGAGCCCCAAGGTCTACACCGGAACGCCTTACATGGTGACGCGCGGCTCCATGGCGTACAGCTTGGGCTGCGGCATGGGGTCTGCCGGGTGGGTGTGCGATCAATACGTCTGGGGGAATGGAAGACCCGCGGAGCCAGGGACTCCGCCTGAGGAGACCTGCTCGTTCTCCTGTCAGAACAACTGGTGTGGTGACGGCCATGTGGACGCGGCACAGGGAGAGGAGTGTGACGAGGGGAGCCTCAATGGGCGCGCCGCCGATGCCAGCGCTCCTCCTGGGACGTGCAGCTCATTCTGCAAGCGGATGCCAGGTGCCACCGGTGTTCCGCCCACCGCCTTGTGCAGGAACCTCAAGCTGAGCGTGGCTCAGACGTGCGGTGTGGAGGGTTGGGTCGATAATGGATCCAGCGATCCGGATGGCGATCTGGTGGGGTGCCAGCAGGTCCCCGCCGGTCCGTATGGGCCCGGGACCACTGATGTCACCCTGACGTGTACCGATTCCAAGGGCAACACGGGTTCGTGCTCCGCTGCCATCATGGTGCTCGACCAGAACAAGCCGGTGCTCACCCTGGTGGGTGGCCACGAGAATGTGGAGTGCGCTCAGGGCTCCTACAGCGATCAGGGCGCCACTGCGGCGGATGTCTGCGAAGGCGACCTGACCGGCCAGATCGCCGTGAGGGGCACGGTGCATCTGGATGTCGTGGGCCAGTATGCGCTGACCTACGATGTGAAGGACGCCTCAGGCAATGCGGCCAACCCGGTCAGCCGCATCGTCACGGTCAGCGACTCGATCGAACCGACCGTCACCGTCATGGGCGCGCTGGCGCAGCAGATCGAATGCGGCAGCGGTCCGTTCAACGACCCGGGCGCCACGGCCCATGATGCCTGCGAGGGCGTGGTGCCCGCGCTGCCGAGCACCACGGTGGACCCTGGCGTGCCGGGCGTGGTGACCATCGCCTACAGCGCCACGGACTCCTCGGGCAACAGAGCCACCTCGCCGGTGGCCCGCACGGTGGCCGTGAACGACAACGAGCCTCCCCTCCTGGTGCTGAGGGGGAGTGCCACCACCGCGCTCGAGTGCGGCACGCCCTACGCCGACCCCGGTGCCACCGCCAACGACATGTGCTTCGGCAATCTCACGAGCAGTATCACCAAGACCGGCGCCATCAACGACAAGCAGGTCGGGGCCCAGGTGCTCACCTACGAGGTGAGCGATTCGGCTGGGCATCGCGCGTCTCCAGTCACCCGCAGGGTGACTGTGGACGACACGGTGGCCCCGGTCATCACGCTCGTGGGCGAAGCCAATCCCGTCATCGCGTGTGGCGCTGCCTATATCGATCCTGGCGCCAGAGCCACCGATGCCTGCGATGGGGAGTTGACAAGCCACATCGTGGCCACGCGCGCACAGGTGCCAGGGCAATCCAGGCGATTCACCATCACCTATAGCGTGAAGGATCTCCGGGGCAACGTGGCCCCTTCCGTGACACGCACGGTCACCCTGGTGGGCGACTCGCACCTCTGTCCTCCGGAGTGGATCTGGCGCAGGGGCACCCTCTCCGCTGAGCAGGTGTCCGCGGCGGCGGCCTCCTTTGGAACGGTCTACCTCGCGGGCCACTCCCTCGGGCAAATGGGAGAGGAGCCCTCCGCGGGGGGCCAGGACGTCTTCGTGGCGAGGCTGTCCGAGGAGGGCGCCCAGAAGTGGTTGAAGCGGCTGGGCTCCGCCTCCAGTGACACGGCGGCGGGCGTGGCCGTGGACGACCGCAACTCCCAAGACGTCTCCCTCTATGTGACGGGCTACACGGGCGGAGCCCTGGAGGGGAATGCGAACGCGGGCGGGCAGGACGTGTTCCTCGCGCGGTACAACGCGGCGGGCACCCGGCTGTGGGTGCGCCAATGGGGGACCCCTGCGGGAGACTTCGCTCAGGCCGTTGCCACCGCGCCCGATGGCAGCATCTACGTCGCCGGGTATACGTCTGCCGGGCTCGATGGCAACGCTCCCAGTGGAGGGCAGGATCTCTTCCTCGTGAAGTACGACGCCGCGGGCAACCGCCTGTGGACGCGACAGCGGGGTTCCCCGAAGAATGATCAGGCGAAGGGCGTCGCAGTGGCGGCCGATGGCTCGGTGTATGTGACGGGCTATACCTTTGGCGGCCTGGATGGCGCCGCCAATCCCAGCGCCACCACCTCGGACTTGTTCCTGGTGAAGTATGACGCCGCCGGGCGATGGCAGTGGACGAGGCAGCGGGGCACGGCTGGCACGGAGGTGGCGCAGGCCGTGGCGACCTCTCGCCGCGTCAACGGCGAGGTGGAGGTTTATGTCGCGGGCCGGACCTCGGGCGCCTCGGGGATGGGCTTGGATGGCAATCCCCTGCTGGGCAATTACGACATCGTGCTCCTCAAGTACGATGCGGCGGGCCAGTGGAAGTGGACCCGGCAGACGGGCACCCCCGCCGAGGACTCGGCGTCGGCCGTCACCTCGGATGGCGGGGGAAATGTCTATGTGACGGGGTCGGTTCCCGCGGACCTGGTGACGGGCGCCGCGCTGGACGGCAACGATCTCATCCTGCTCAAGTACAGCGCGGAGGGAGCCCTCCTCTCGCGGCGTCAGTTGGGCTCGGCCCCGGGGGCTTCCAGCAGTGATTGGGGCCAGGCCGTGGCCGTGGACCGGGGCCGGGCCGTGTACGTGGCCGGGTATATGGAAGGAGAGCTGGCCGGGACGGTGGCCACGGGCGGCAAGGATGCCGTGGTGATGAAGTACCTCGACGGGTGTGAGACGAACACTCCAGGTGCCTGCTTCGTGGGTTATGGCTGGGGACGTCCGGGCTGGCTGCTTCCCGCCGCGGGCAGCTACCACTCCTTCGCCCTGCGAGGGGATGGCACGGTCAAGGCGTGGGGCGCCAATTCCACCGGACAGCTCGGCGATGGCACCACCGTCCAGAGGCTCTCTCCGGGCCTCGTGGCGGGCCTCTCCAACGTCGCTGCCCTCACGGGAGGCGATTCACACTCGCTGGCGCTGAGCGCCGAGGGCACCCTGTACGCTTGGGGGCTCAACAGCGCGGGCCAGCTCGGCGATGGCACCACCACCCAGCGGACCGCTCCGGTCCCCGTGCCTGGGCTCTCCCATGTGGTGGCCTCGGCCGGAGGGCGCAACCACTCGCTGGCGCTCCTCGATGACGGAACGGTCCGCGCCTGGGGCCAGAACACCACGGGCCAGCTCGGCGATGGCACCACCACCCAGCGGCTCTCTCCCGTTCCCGTCTTGGCCCTCTCCAACGTGAAGGCGGTCGCGGCGGGGCGCGGCCACTCGCTGGCGCTGATGGCGGACGGCACCGTGCGCGCCTGGGGCCAGAACACCTATGGCCAGCTGGGCGATGGCGCCACCACCCAGCGGACCACTCCGGTCGTCGTGACGGGCATCACCCAGGCGGTGGCCATCGCCGCCGGCGAGTACTTCTCGCTGGCGCTGATGGCGGACGGCACCGTGCGAGCCTGGGGCCAGAATACCTATGGCCAGTTGGGGGATGGCACCACCACCCAGCGCCTCTCCCCCGTGGAGATCTCATCGCTCGCGGATGTGATGGGGCTGACAGCGGGGTACTCGCATGGGCTGGCATTGCTCAAGGATGGAACCGTGCGAGCGTGGGGGCTCAACACCTCGGGCCAGCTTGGCAATGGAACCTTGGACAACTCGCTCGTGCCCGTGGCAGTGAGTGGCCTCACGGGGGCCACCGCTATTGCCGGTGGCCTCTCGCACTCCCTGGCGGTGCTGGCCGATGGCACCCTGCGCACCTGGGGCTACAACTATTATGGCCAGCTCGGCAACGGCATTTCCGCCCTGTGGGCCTCCCCCGTGGAGACTGCCCTTCCCTCGGGGGTGGCGGAGCTGTCCGCGGGCGCCTGGCACTCCCTGGCGCTGCGTGGAAATGGGACCGTGCTGGCCTGGGGACAAAACGTTCGTGGCCAGCTCGGCGATGGAACCGTGTCCCCGGACAGGGTGGCGCCCGTGGCCGTGGTGGGGCTCTCTGGGGTGACCGAGGCCGTGGCGGGCGGAGACCACTCGCTGGCGCTCCGCCAGGATGGCACGGTGTGGGCCTGGGGATTGAACACCTCGGGGCAGCTCGGGGATGGAACCCCCGAGGCTCAGCGCCTCGTTCCGGTGCGGGTGGAAGGGCTCTCCACGGTGGCCGCCATCGCCGCGGGCGAGAACCACTCGCTGGCGCTGATGGCGGACGGCACCGTGCAGGCATGGGGCCAGAACACCTACGGCCAGCTGGGCCATGGCACCACCACGGACAGCCGCATCCCCTCCGCCGTGTTGAACCTCTCCGGGGTCATCGCCGTGGCCGCCGGGCAATCTCACTCGCTGGCGTTGCTCGCGGATGGGACGGTGCGGGCCTGGGGCAACAACACCGCGGGACAGTTGGGGGATGGCAGCCGGACCCACCGCAACATCCCCGTGGCCGTCTCCGCGCTCTCCGGAGTCATTGCAATGGAGGCGGGGGACACCCATTCGCTGGCGCTGATGGCGGACGGCACCGTGCGCGCCTGGGGCCAGAACACCTACGGCCAGTTGGGGGATGGCACCACCACCCAGCGGCTCACCCCGGTGGCCGTGGCGGGCCTCTCCCGCGTGGTGTCGCTGGGCACCGGGCAATACCACTCCCTGGCGCTGCGGGAGGATGGCGTGCTGTGGGCCTGGGGACGCAGCAACGCGGGCCAGCTCGGGGATGGTACGCTCACCAACCGCCTGAGCCCCGTCCAGGTGCCCGGGATCGCCAACGCCGTCACATTCGCGGGCGGCGCGCAGCATTCCCTGGCACTGCAAGCCAATGGCACCGTGATGGGGTGGGGTTACAACCTCTTCGGCCAACTCGGAAACACCGAGCGAGGCTATGAACCACACCCTGTCTTGATTCCCTGA
- a CDS encoding ABC transporter substrate-binding protein: MNSEDTEDNAEWQLADLVDAMSAEVDRAEDTLALKSYSRKISLAIKSVALDVEVTMRRTEDGLVYFRSVPPGTETRTLLKLDFAQVLESQLAGLRRPLDDTTTSAPLSTLPGITPAEIRALNSIAVYSVDDLLRYTRTTSMLAEVSRITGLAETRLRAWRGDPYVLEVKPALGLPGGSVVIEGGNFGLVKPANALVMFHGKEATILQWSSTRLTVAVPADISGAGLVFVVLGARPTNVVSWVASVMDLRVEGLEMEPVAGEPFALEAVLFNRGAGASPVFSVQWSVDGVPEPLQVHGVLLPGQRSAESVCRRELALGVGTHTVQLLVDPEGKLPVADRAGLSFSRTFEVHALKTLVLGSFHPLSTLDPLRAGPQGSSSVLGLLFRGLGRRDGVKKQWVPELAESWTAPVPVQVNGASLYAVTVTLRADLRFHDGTALRGEDVRYTFQKLKEEGSPWRELALRVRDVTPQGQTLTFLLEAPEALEPLMTVGIVPQGAHAKDPVGFGQRPLGTGPFRVRSFSGETLELQAFGRYFRGAPRVDRLRVVTVPDLDRLGERVEQQEFQATVMPYDEGWYQRLMDLGEWRLTPDLSASPPVLHVQVPSLREREVLAPDSTAGAHLWYLLD; this comes from the coding sequence ATGAACTCCGAAGACACGGAAGACAATGCCGAGTGGCAGTTGGCGGACCTCGTGGATGCCATGTCCGCGGAGGTGGACCGGGCGGAGGACACGCTGGCCCTCAAGTCGTACTCACGGAAAATCTCCTTGGCCATCAAGAGCGTCGCCCTCGATGTCGAGGTGACGATGCGAAGGACCGAGGACGGGCTCGTCTACTTCCGCTCCGTGCCGCCGGGGACGGAGACCCGTACGCTGTTGAAGCTGGACTTCGCGCAGGTGCTGGAGAGCCAGCTCGCGGGGCTTCGCCGACCGCTGGACGACACCACCACGTCCGCGCCCCTGAGCACGCTGCCGGGCATCACTCCCGCGGAGATCCGCGCGCTCAACTCCATCGCCGTCTACTCGGTGGATGACTTGCTCCGGTACACACGCACCACCTCCATGCTCGCCGAGGTGAGCCGCATCACCGGCCTGGCCGAGACGCGGCTGCGCGCTTGGCGGGGCGACCCCTATGTGCTGGAGGTCAAACCGGCCCTGGGCCTGCCGGGCGGCAGCGTCGTCATCGAAGGCGGCAATTTCGGCTTGGTGAAGCCCGCCAACGCCCTGGTGATGTTCCACGGCAAGGAGGCCACGATTCTCCAGTGGAGCAGCACGCGCCTGACGGTGGCGGTACCCGCGGACATCTCGGGCGCGGGGCTGGTCTTCGTGGTCCTCGGCGCCCGGCCCACCAACGTCGTCTCCTGGGTGGCGTCCGTCATGGACCTGCGTGTGGAGGGGCTGGAGATGGAGCCCGTGGCCGGGGAGCCCTTCGCCTTGGAGGCCGTGCTGTTCAACCGGGGCGCGGGGGCCTCGCCCGTGTTCTCCGTGCAGTGGAGTGTGGACGGGGTGCCCGAGCCCCTCCAGGTGCATGGGGTGCTCTTGCCGGGCCAGCGCTCCGCGGAGAGCGTCTGCCGCCGCGAGCTGGCCCTGGGGGTGGGCACGCACACGGTGCAGCTCCTCGTGGATCCCGAAGGCAAGCTGCCCGTGGCGGACCGCGCGGGGCTCAGCTTCAGCCGCACCTTCGAGGTGCATGCGCTGAAGACCCTGGTCCTGGGCAGCTTCCACCCGCTGAGCACGTTGGATCCGCTGCGCGCGGGCCCCCAGGGGTCATCGAGCGTGCTGGGGCTCCTGTTCCGCGGCCTGGGGCGCAGGGATGGCGTGAAGAAACAGTGGGTGCCCGAACTGGCCGAGTCCTGGACGGCGCCAGTGCCCGTGCAGGTCAATGGCGCCTCGCTGTACGCGGTGACCGTGACGCTGCGCGCGGACCTGCGGTTCCACGATGGGACGGCGCTGCGCGGGGAGGATGTCCGCTACACCTTCCAGAAGCTGAAGGAGGAGGGCTCGCCGTGGCGGGAACTGGCGCTGCGCGTCCGGGACGTCACCCCGCAGGGCCAGACGCTCACCTTCCTGCTGGAGGCGCCCGAAGCGCTGGAGCCACTCATGACCGTGGGCATCGTGCCTCAAGGGGCGCACGCGAAGGATCCCGTAGGCTTTGGCCAGCGGCCCCTGGGAACGGGGCCGTTCCGGGTGCGGTCCTTCTCCGGGGAGACGCTGGAGTTGCAGGCCTTCGGCCGCTACTTCCGGGGCGCGCCCCGGGTGGACCGGCTGAGGGTGGTGACGGTGCCGGACCTGGACCGCCTGGGCGAGCGCGTGGAGCAGCAAGAGTTCCAGGCGACCGTCATGCCCTACGACGAGGGCTGGTACCAGCGGCTGATGGATCTCGGCGAGTGGCGGTTGACCCCGGACCTGTCCGCCAGTCCGCCGGTGCTGCACGTGCAAGTTCCCTCGCTGCGGGAGCGCGAGGTGTTGGCGCCAGACAGCACGGCCGGCGCACACCTCTGGTACCTCCTGGACTGA